In the Colletotrichum higginsianum IMI 349063 chromosome 7 map unlocalized unitig_7, whole genome shotgun sequence genome, one interval contains:
- a CDS encoding IQ calmodulin-binding domain-containing protein, with amino-acid sequence MRRPSADLTDPSRNLEESVGSPSSTLEPPDVDLSMPPTSDEEMDDAIDDADGRIFTPPPHIAARFYRPSQARRKDSAASSRRNSISSVHSRCSSTQTFNRHGAPQSKQIAQHLRRTSFLEDRKARLADRAAHAEKVRLRAAMAKANHRDTSLSEERALAAQQARERNLAEIVASCAEEVKRAKAVAETMKDKRERELVKLRIQMEERLAEAERRREELKNRHATKRARGQSLVSRKTTETSSNPADTDADVDVDADADADASPLSETDAAARLQWWWKSHMRKKAVANFSELGLTIEGVRDTSFDEVLELLGQEKVLVRTARILRICGLQEGDTGSVDEMAAVRTFLSAFLILGHPTQVLSNKDGTGNREQVGLLQPQPLPSNDLANPQLQDLVTKARDLLISFENIMSRLTAANNYTPPPTLRSALPEIYATFYNAFLAWKSRDSESLVQLMLLQFVELDMILQTVQESTDDAAAEQYRESVKSNQVQLIVRIKKLAGQERGKKMIADAVRKARKARAAKKPTGDMKPRVAENAPGEASATAESLVSPELQTQTLTPPPTPAKGHTKPQPIEIKPGFSGLLPDNRIVVHELAINREYRIPASEYREHRTALQIPLFAGMRASMAEDNLDASFGYFIIMMRYLKDNLQRLVKAGAYMHNTIGEILDVEVAERQFQMGSFSYEKFFVSMASLLPKLCAPFRDDEVKDLVDNKLQNGSLVDRVEALTEFVDLMLCDYVNYMFSTAAPQLIESAPEYEKKRFATALESGQHGLNAAEAAWRTARSKVLAEARKRDPEGINHAKSRPTDDKIYAQLLVDCFTQPAPIAADTVPEMLGLDYKRMTRLSLTSQRIVTTGAILLQCKNLLKRDVRTPWKTEATRITAVLEADHENIDSIVQGVMAALEGGRSMPAATKTHLKALVTKVLKASHDSMKKGVEPTEPVLRLLLARLRGHMNARLTAGSAKEKLNAATTAHEKLAGLGLAEFAVQAREMLDEISKVGAVDRAAHGLWWNEVAAKVAAEGEAGNGSPC; translated from the coding sequence ATGCGTCGCCCTTCGGCAGACCTCACCGACCCTTCGCGCAACCTGGAGGAGTCGGTCGGCTCGCCGTCATCTACCTTGGAGCCGCCAGACGTCGACTTGTCCATGCCTCCGACCTCTGATGAGGAGATGGACGACGCGATCGACGACGCGGACGGTCGCATCTTCACCCCGCCACCGCACATCGCCGCCCGCTTTTACCGTCCGTCCCAGGCTCGTCGCAAGgactcggccgcctcgtcacGTCGCAATTCCATCTCCTCGGTCCATTCTCGCTGCTCCTCTACCCAAACCTTCAACCGCCATGGCGCCCCCCAGAGCAAGCAGATCGCACAGCATCTCCGTCGCACGTCCTTTCTCGAAGACCGAAAAGCACGCCTCGCCGACCGTGCCGCCCATGCCGAAAAGGTTCGTCTGAGagccgccatggccaaggccaaccACCGTGACACCTCTCTCTCCGAAGAGCGAGCCCTCGCTGCCCAGCAGGCCCGCGAGCGGAACCTGGCTGAGATTGTCGCCTCGTGTGCCGAAGAGGTCAAGAGGGCCAAGGCCGTTGCCGAGACCATGAAGGACAAGAGGGAGCGCGAGCTGGTCAAGCTTCGTATCCAGATGGAGGAGCGTCTGGCTGAGGCTGAGCGTCGGAGGGAGGAGCTCAAGAACCGACATGCCACCAAGCGGGCCCGCGGCCAGAGCTTGGTCTCGCGCAAGACGACCGAGACGTCCTCCAACCCCGCCGACACTGATGCcgacgttgacgtcgacgccgacgccgacgcagaCGCCTCTCCCCTGAGCgagaccgacgccgccgcgagacTGCAATGGTGGTGGAAGAGCCACATGAGGAAGAAGGCTGTCGCCAACTTCTCGGAACTGGGACTCACCATCGAGGGCGTGCGGGACACGTCCTTTgacgaagtcctcgagtTGCTGGGCCAGGAAAAGGTGCTCGTACGCACCGCTCGAATACTGCGCATCTGCGGCTTGCAGGAGGGCGACACAGGGTCGGTCGACGAGATGGCCGCCGTCCGTACCTTTCTCAGCGCCTTCCTCATTCTGGGCCACCCCACACAGGTCCTGAGCAACAAGGACGGCACGGGGAACAGGGAACAGGTCGGATTGTTACAGCCTCAACCGCTGCCCAGTAACGATCTTGCTAATCCCCAGCTGCAGGACCTCGTGACCAAGGCCCGGGATCTCCTGATTTCTTTCGAGAATATTATGTCGCGCCTGACTGCCGCTAACAACTACACCCCTCCACCGACCCTACGGAGTGCGCTGCCCGAGATCTACGCCACCTTCTACAACGCGTTCCTCGCGTGGAAGTCTCGCGACTCGGAGTCGCTCGTGCAGCTGATGCTCCTGCAGTTTGTCGAGCTCGATATGATCCTGCAGACGGTCCAGGAAagcaccgacgacgccgccgcagagCAGTATCGCGAGAGCGTCAAGAGCAACCAAGTCCAGCTCATTGTGCGGatcaagaagctcgccgGCCAGGAGAGGGGCAAGAAAATGATTGCGGACGCCGTTCGCAAGGCACGCAAGGCGCGGGCCGCTAAGAAGCCCACGGGCGACATGAAGCCCCGCGTCGCCGAGAACGCTCCCGGAGAGGCGTCTGCCACTGCCGAGAGCCTCGTGTCCCCGGAGTTGCAGACGCAGACGctcacgccgccgccgacgccggccaaGGGGCACACGAAGCCGCAGCCCATCGAGATCAAGCCCGGATTCAGCGGCCTGCTCCCCGACAACAGGATTGTGGTGCACGAGCTCGCCATCAACCGAGAGTATCGCATCCCCGCCAGCGAGTATAGGGAGCACCGCACTGCCCTTCAGATACCCCTGTTTGCTGGTATGCGGGCGAGCATGGCAGAAGACAACCTTGACGCCAGCTTTGGCTACTTCATCATCATGATGCGTTACCTCAAAGACAACCTACAACGGCTGGTTAAGGCGGGCGCGTACATGCACAATACGATAGGCGAGATATTGGACGTAGAGGTGGCTGAGCGCCAGTTCCAGATGGGGAGCTTCTCGTACGAGAAGTTTTTTGTCTCGATGGCGTCTCTGCTGCCCAAGCTGTGCGCGCCGTTTCGTGATGACGAGGTCAAGGACTTGGTGGACAACAAGCTCCAGAACGGAAGCCTCGTGGACCGGGTCGAGGCGCTGACAGAGTTTGTGGACCTGATGCTCTGCGATTACGTAAACTACATGTtctcaacggcggcgccgcagCTCATCGAGTCTGCCCCCGAgtacgagaagaagaggttTGCGACGGCGTTGGAGAGCGGTCAACACGGGCTCAACGCGGCCGAAGCGGCGTGGCGTACGGCGCGCTCCAAGGTGCTGGCCGAAGCCCGCAAACGAGATCCCGAAGGCATCAATCACGCAAAGTCTCGGCCGACGGACGACAAAATCTACGCACAACTGCTCGTCGATTGCTTTACTCAGCCGGCACCTATCGCCGCCGACACAGTACCGGAGATGCTGGGCCTGGACTATAAGCGCATGACGCGCTTGTCTCTGACGTCGCAGCGCATCGTCACGACGGGAGCGATCCTACTACAATGCAAGAACCTCCTCAAGCGGGACGTGCGCACGCCGTGGAAGACGGAGGCAACGCGCATCACAGCTGTGCTCGAGGCGGATCACGAGAACATAGACTCGATAGTACAAGGCGTCATGGCGGCGCTCGAAGGTGGGCGCTCGATGCCAGCGGCGACCAAGACGCACCTCAAGGCGCTGGTCACCAAGGTGCTCAAGGCCAGCCACGACTCGATGAAGAAGGGCGTGGAGCCGACGGAGCCGGTTTTGCGACTCTTGTTGGCGCGACTCCGAGGTCACATGAACGCCAGGCTGACGGCAGGATCGGCCAAAGAGAAGCTCAACgctgcgacgacggcgcacgagaagctggccgggCTGGGGCTGGCCGAGTTTGCGGTGCAGGCACGGGAGATGCTGGACGAGATCTCCAAGGTGGGCGCCGTGGACAGAGCGGCGCACGGGTTGTGGTGGAACGAGGTGGCGGCCAAGGTGGCAGCAGAGGGCGAGGCAGGCAACGGAAGCCCGTGTTGA
- a CDS encoding Protein-tyrosine phosphatase, giving the protein MLDKRSNDGATPVHYTMKTSHSAPRPSPGLRSSHSHSHSQSKLAVPAAKSPKPSTPAASPRMPYSVGQSMPPQKLSPARHPESRAASPNYFGLVVEQSADPRDSSAMPRDNWSSPTSSVKSFGTALPKQVPIDANPDYEAFKRQADLNRGIGFSLSSSHFPQAPPNPTTLRPRPPRWNTHASDTGSELPMTRVNKDRPMSRMEVDHQSSHDSAYVSSDSKRNSQASIQPPAILNLNMPRFESPRQSDSPFDRRTTLSNVEDRHPRLSISQNKIDGPTPTNSRTNHPRAETLPPTMESGPSLITPSLLRDLIETDDSAGDLLLLDLRVSQQYAQARIEGALNLCIPTTLLKRATFNLEKLQKTFQSPDMEERFSKWKSTKHLVVYDAYSAEKRDAVSCMNMVKKFTNEGYTGSMYILRGGFNAFADAYPELVDEGYGPVASGSSPAAANDESRPGIAPVIGGVMLPMAQNNANPFFSNIRQNMDLADGVGQLDVARPAGLESPTLPRWLRDASKPSDHGKQVSEKFLNIERAEQSRMKAAYSMFGGGEKDKSVPQLCGIEKGGKNRYKDILPFEHARVRLQSRSEGACDYVNASHVKASRSNKRYIATQGPLPATFEDFWSVVWEQDVRVVVMLTAESEGGQLKCHPYWQGRDFGSIKLKPLSEKKVSLDFDRHRTNQGSSAPSAAAAAEAGRRRANTTTTLEASNATASPMPAQGETPYVIVRKFALSHASHPFAPMREITHLHYPSWPDFGAPAQPSHLLALVEMANVMQRSARPVDTSSVTASGTSPEPGSVAWYDEPEMDQRARPMLVHCSAGCGRTGTFCTVDTVIDMLKRQRLAKTNTKPVRKRDSDGDIKMSGQSEEPSPREKTFDFNPSSRRQSADARRNSPDKTPLDTAWVADDSDTMDLIQKTVEDFRNQRLSMVQSLRQYVLCYETIVEYVWRVHEKNSSSNKAGRARSGSLQIRGDN; this is encoded by the exons ATGCTCGACAAGAGGAGCAACGACGGCGCTACACCCGTCCACTACACCATGAAGACTTCTCACTCAGCgcccaggccctcgccgGGCCTGCGATCTTCCCACAGCCACTCGCACTCGCAATCCAAACTCGCAGTCCCTGCCGCAAAGAGCCCGAAGCCCTCTACACCAGCCGCATCCCCCAGGATGCCTTATTCCGTCGGCCAGTCGATGCCTCCCCAGAAGCTATCCCCTGCGAGACATCCGGAGTCGAGAGCCGCGAGTCCAAACTacttcggcctcgtcgtcgaacaGTCGGCTGACCCCAGAGATTCCTCCGCCATGCCACGAGACAACTGGAGCTCCCCGACCTCGTCCGTCAAGTCGTTCGGCACTGCGCTGCCCAAGCAGGTCCCCATCGATGCCAACCCCGATTACGAGGCCTTCAAGCGCCAGGCCGACCTGAATCGTGGCATCGGCTTTagcctctcctcttctcacTTCCCTCAAGCGCCCCCAAACCCCACGACgcttcgtcctcgccccCCGAGGTGGAACACCCACGCCAGCGACACTGGCTCCGAATTACCCATGACTAGAGTGAACAAAGACCGACCTATGAGTCGCATGGAGGTTGATCACCAGAGCTCTCACGACTCGGCCTACGTCTCGTCAGATTCGAAGCGCAACTCGCAAGCCTCGATACAGCCACCCGCCATTTTGAACCTGAACATGCCAAGATTCGAGTCACCGAGACAATCGGATTCGCCTTTTGATCGTAGAACAACATTATCCAATGTCGAAGACCGCCATCCGAGGCTGTCCATCTCGCAGAACAAGATCGATGGCCCGACGCCGACCAATTCTAGAACAAATCATCCGCGAGCCGagacgttgccgccgaccATGGAAAGCGGCCCATCTTTGATAACTCCATCGCTACTGAGAGATTTGATCGAGACTGACGACTCCGCGGGCGACCTGCTGCTTCTGGATCTGAGAGTTTCTCAGCAGTACGCGCAAGCTCGGATCGAAGGCGCGCTCAACCTTTGCATTCCAACGACGCTACTGAAGCGAGCCACTTTCAACTTGGAGAAGCTGCAGAAGACATTCCAAAGTCCCGACATGGAAGAGCGGTTCTCGAAGTGGAAGTCAACCAAGCACCTGGTCGTCTATGATGCGTATTCGGCAGAAAAGCGTGACGCTGTTTCGTGTATGAACATGGTAAAGAAGTTCACAAATGAGGGGTACACGGGCAGCATGTATATCCTGCGGGGTGGCTTCAACGCCTTTGCGGATGCGTATCCCGAGCTCGTGGATGAGGGGTACGGTCCCGTGGCGAGCGGCAGTTCCCCAGCGGCAGCCAATGATGAAAGTCGGCCCGGAATCGCACCCGTTATTGGAGGCGTGATGCTGCCCATGGCTCAGAACAACGCCAACCCTTTCTTCTCCAACATCCGTCAAAACatggacctcgccgacggcgtcggacAGCTGGACGTTGCTCGGCCCGCGGGCTTGGAGTCGCCAACATTACCCCGATGGCTTCGAGACGCTTCTAAGCCGAGTGACCACGGCAAACAGGTATCGGAGAAGTTTTTGAATATTGAAAGAGCTGAGCAGTCACGGATGAAGGCTGCATACTCTATGTTTGGCGGAGGTGAGAAGGACAAGAGCGTCCCACAGCTTTGTGGGATCGAAAAGGGTGGCAAGAATCGGTACAAGGACATTCTACCTTTCGAGCACGCCCGAGTCAGACTGCAAAGCCGGTCCGAAGGCGCATGCGACTACGTCAATGCTAGCCACGTAAAAGCATCGAGGAGCAACAAGCGATATATTGCTACCCAGGGCCCTCTCCCGGCAACTTTTGAG GATTTCTGGTCCGTTGTCTGGGAACAGGACGTCCGAGTGGTCGTCATGCTGACCGCCGAGTCGGAAGGTGGCCAGCTTAAGTGCCACCCGTATTGGCAAGGCAGAGATTTCGGCTCCATCAAGCTGAAGCCGCTGTCGGAGAAGAAAGTATCGCTTGATTTCGACAGGCATCGCACCAACCAGGGATCGAGTGCGCCATCAGCGGCAGCCGCTGCTGAagctggccgtcgccgtgccAACACAACAACCACTCTGGAGGCTTCGAATGCCACCGCCTCGCCTATGCCGGCACAGGGAGAGACGCCATATGTCATCGTCCGGAAGTTTGCTCTGTCTCACGCTTCGCACCCGTTCGCCCCCATGCGTGAGATAACTCATCTGCACTATCCATCCTGGCCAGATTTTGGCGCCCCTGCTCAACCGTCTCATCTGTTGGCCTTGGTGGAGATGGCCAATGTCATGCAACGGTCGGCGAGGCCTGTCGACACTTCCTCAGTTACTGCCTCTGGAACATCTCCCGAGCCTGGCTCTGTCGCTTGGTATGATGAGCCGGAGATGGATCAGAGGGCAAGACCGATGCTGGTACACTGCTCAGCAGGATGTGGCCGAACCGGAACCTTCTGTACAGTAGACACTGTTATCGATATGCTCAAGCGTCAGCGGCTCGCGAAGACAAACACAAAGCCGGTCAGGAAGCGGGACTCGGATGGAGACATCAAAATGAGCGGACAATCCGAGGAACCGTCTCCTCGTGAGAAGACATTTGACTTCAACCCCAGCAGCCGTCGCCAGAGTGCCGATGCGCGGCGGAACTCACCGGACAAGACTCCACTGGATACGGCATGGGTGGCGGATGACAGCGATACTATGGACCTCATCCAGAAAACTGTGGAGGATTTCCGGAACCAAAGACTCAGTATGGTACAAAGCCTACGCCAATACGTCTTGTGCTACGAGACGATCGTTGAGTATGTGTGGCGAGTGCATGAGAAGAACTCGAGCTCGAACAAGGCCGGAAGAGCTCGAAGTGGAAGCTTGCAGATCAGAGGGGACAACTAA
- a CDS encoding 26S proteasome subunit P45 family protein encodes MALDSYYQNKIEAMKLEILKGQAVLRRLEAQRNDYNSRVRLLREELGLLQQPGSYVGEVVKVMSTKKVLVKVHPEGKYVVDVSDNVDITKLTVGKRVTLLSDSYKLEKMLPSSVDPLVSLMMVEKVPDSTYDMIGGLDQQIKEIKEVIELGLKHPELFESLGIAQPKGVLLYGPPGTGKTLLARAVAHHTDCKFIRVSGSELVQKYIGEGSRMVRELFVMAREHAPSIIFMDEIDSIGSSRVEGSSGGDSEVQRTMLELLNQLDGFEPTKNIKVIMATNRLDILDPALLRPGRIDRKIEFPPPSVEARADILRIHSRKMNLTRGINLTKIAEKMNGCSGAELKGVCTEAGMYALRERRVHVTQEDFELATAKILNKHDDKEVSLGKLWK; translated from the exons ATGGCGCTCGACTCCTACTATCAGAACAAGATCGAGGCCATGAAGCTCGAGATCCTCAAGGGTCAAGCagtcctccgccgcctcgaagCCCAAAGAAACGACTACAACTCCCGGGTGAGGCTACTACGGGAAGAGCTGGGCCTCCTGCAGCAGCCTGGCTCTtacgtcggcgaggtcgtcaaggtcatGAGCACGAAGAAGGTACTGGTCAAGGTGCATCCTGAAGGCAAATATG TTGTCGACGTCTCCGATAACGTCGACATCACAAAGCTCACCGTCGGCAAGCGGGTAACCCTGCTGTCCGACAGCTACAAGCTCGAGAAGATgctcccctcctccgtcgACCCCCTTGTCTCCCTCATGATGGTCGAGAAGGTGCCCGATAGCACGTATGATATGATTGGTGGTCTGGATCAGCAGATCAAGGAAATCAAGGAGGTCATCGAGCTGGGACTCAAGCACCCCGAGCTCTTCGAGTCGCTCGGTATCGCACAACCAAAGGGCGTCCTGCTCTACGGCCCCCCTGGTACGGGAAAGACGCTTCTTGCCCGTGCCGTCGCCCACCACACCGACTGCAAGTTCATCAGGGTGTCCGGTTCCGAGCTGGTGCAGAAGTACATTGGTGAGGGTAGCCGCATGGTCCGCGAGCTCTTCGTCATGGCCCGCGAGCATGCCCCTTCCATCATCTTCATGGACGAGATCGACTCCATCGGCTCTTCCCGTGTCGAGGGCTCCTCGGGCGGTGACTCGGAGGTCCAGCGCACCATGCTCGAGCTCCTCAACCAGCTCGACGGCTTCGAGCCTACCAAGAACATCAAGGTCATCATGGCCACCAACCGTCTCGACATTCTCGACCCCGCCCTGCTGCGTCCCGGCCGTATTGACCGCAAAATCGAGTTCCCCCCACCCTCTGTCGAGGCTCGCGCCGACATTCTCCGCATCCACAGCCGCAAGATGAACCTGACGAGAGGTATCAACCTCACAAAGATTGCCGAGAAGATGAATGGCTgctccggcgccgagctcaagGGTGTCTGCACAGAGGCCGGCATGTACGCCCTCCGCGAGCGCAGAGTCCATGTCACCCAGGAGGACTTTGAGCTCGCCACCGCAAAGATTCTCAACAAGcacgacgacaaggaggtGTCTCTCGGCAAGCTCTGGAAGTAA
- a CDS encoding Peptidase family M1: MDPARQLAGRTCRRLVLRATVSPSPPFTPFSVHSFGSTTASIAPSLYNLGFGRRFSNTPFVQAVAGITTAATYSTPTARGTAHPLWPAPNVGRIARDGLVALSRRSRPSSAFPAPSHHRRRNYCSTITTSDKALYASRVGNMADREVLPESIRPSHYVLSLRDLNFEDWTYKGTVTIDAEVVKPTKDIVLNTLEIKLLNAKIAVGHTKSTQSWNTTNFTYAEKQQRATITFDEEIPQAQKAVLTIEFEGIINNEMAGFYRSKYKPTVEPAKSVPRDDEWHYMFSTQFESCDARRAFPCFDEPNLKATFDFEIEIPDDQVALSNMPVKDTKKTKDGWQLVSFETSPKMSTYLLAWAVGDFEYVEEFTERRYHGKQLPVRVYTTRGLKEQGRWALWHAPRIIDFFSDIFGIEYPLPKADLLAVHEFTHGAMENWGLVTYRTTAVLFDEKTSEARYRNRVAYVVAHELAHQWFGNLVTMDWWDELWLNEGFATWVGWHATDYLHPEWQVWSQFVNEGMEMAFKLDGIRASHAIHVPVKDALDVNQIFDHISYLKGCSAIRMLANHLGVDTFLKGVSNYLKAHQYGNAKTKALWDALADASGKDVNKLMGPWISKIGHPVLTVAEEPGQISVKQSRFLSTGDVKPEDDETTWWIPLELEGKVGAKGVTSLSLETKEDTIRDIDTDFYKLNSGASGFYRVNYPPERLLKLGQQLDRLTTEDRIAIIGSAADLAFSGYGTTAALLSFVQGFAKEDNYLVWSQVLDSIALVKSIFSDDETIKKGLEAFTLKLINDVVAKMGWDFPEGESYLDGLLRKRVLVTAGANGHAGVTEEATKRFNAWLESPESNPLHPALRTPVFRVAIKNDTARAVEALKKEWFTTPAIDGKEICLSNLGFVRDPEVIQNNLLPFLFNKSPPAPASNSVPAGDMHSLGAALAGNSAARQLQWDYVKANWDACVAKLGNPIVVDRFIQVSLGKFTDFAAVDDIEAFFADKDTSAFSRTLETVKDKVRGRAAYRERDAEKLKEWLVANKYA, from the exons ATGGACCCGGCCAGGCAGCTGGCTGGACGTACGTGTCGCCGACTTGTCCTCCGGGCCACTGtatcaccatcaccaccattcACCCCCTTTTCTGTGCACTCCTTTGGGTCGACGACAGCGTCTATTGCTCCGTCCTTATACAACCTCGGCTTCGGGCGCCGATTCTCGAACACACCCTTCGTCCAAGCAGTTGCCGGCATCACCACTGCCGCCACCTACAGTACTCCGACCGCTCGCGGCACAGCTCATCCCCTCTGGCCTGCCCCAAATGTCGGGCGGATCGCccgcgatggcctcgtcgccttGAG ccgccgcagcagacCTTCCTCCGCCTTCCCCGCACCAtcccaccaccgccgccgcaacTACTGCTCGACCATCACCACATCTGACAAGGCCTTGTACGCCAGTAGAGTTGGCAACATGGCTGATCGCGAAGTCCTCCCGGAGTCCATCCGGCCCTCTCACTACGTCCTGTCGCTCCGCGACCTCAACTTCGAGGACTGGACCTATAAGGGAACCGTGAC AATCGATGCTGAGGTTGTCAAACCCACTAAGGATATCGTCCTCAACACACTTGAAATCAAGCTCCTTAACGCGAAGATCGCCGTTGGCCATACAAAGTCGACGCAATCATGGAACACCACCAACTTCACCTAcgccgagaagcagcagcgcgCCACCATCACCTTTGACGAAGAGATTCCCCAGGCCCAGAAGGCAGTCCTCACCATCGAGTTCGAGGGAATCATCAACAATGAAATGGCTGGCTTCTACCGCAGCAAGTACAAACCCACCGTCGAGCCCGCAAAGTCGGTGccccgcgacgacgagtgGCACTACATGTTCAGCACCCAATTCGAGTCCTGCGACGCCCGCCGTGCCTTCCCCTGCTTCGACGAGCCCAACCTGAAGGCAACGTTCGATTTCGAGATTGAGATCCCCGACGACCAGGTCGCCCTGAGCAACATGCCCGTCAAGGACACCAAGAAGACAAAGGACGGCTGGCAGCTCGTCTCCTTCGAGACGAGTCCCAAGATGAGCACCTACCTCCTCGCCTGGGCCGTTGGCGACTTCGAGTACGTCGAGGAATTCACCGAGCGCCGTTACCACGGCAAGCAGCTGCCCGTCCGCGTCTACACCACCCGCGGGCTCAAGGAGCAGGGCCGCTGGGCCCTGTGGCACGCGCCCCGCATCATCGACTTCTTCTCCGACATATTCGGCATCGAGTACCCCCTGCCCAAGGCTGACCTGCTCGCCGTTCATGAGTTCACCCACGGCGCTATGGAGAACTGGGGACTCGTCACCTACCGTACCACCGCCGTCCTTTTTGACGAGAAGACCTCGGAAGCCAGATACCGCAATCGTGTCGCCTACGTCGTCGCCCACGAGCTGGCCCACCAGTGGTTTGGCAACCTAGTCACCATGGACTGGTGGGATGAGCTCTGGCTCAATGAGGGCTTCGCCACCTGGGTCGGATGGCACGCCACCGATTACCTTCATCCCGAGTGGCAGGTCTGGTCTCAGTTCGTCAACGAGGGCATGGAGATGGCCTTCAAGCTCGACGGCATCCGCGCCAGCCACGCCATTCACGTCCCCGTGAAGGACGCCCTTGATGTCAACCAGATCTTTGACCACATCAGCTACCTCAAGGGCTGCTCCGCCATCCGCATGCTCGCCAACCACCTGGGCGTCGACACCTTCCTCAAGGGCGTCTCCAACTACCTCAAGGCCCACCAGTACGGCAACGCTAAGACAAAGGCCCTGTGGgatgccctcgccgacgcctcggGCAAGGACGTCAACAAGCTCATGGGCCCCTGGATCTCCAAGATCGGCCACCCTGTCCTGActgtcgccgaggagccTGGCCAGATCTCTGTCAAGCAGTCCCGCTTCCTGTCCACAGGCGATGtcaagcccgaggacgacgagaccaCCTGGTGGATcccgctcgagctcgagggcaAGGTCGGCGCCAAAGGTGTCACCTCGCTGTCCCTTGAGACGAAGGAGGACACCATCCGCGACATCGACACCGACTTTTATAAGCTCAACTCGGGCGCCTCGGGCTTCTACCGCGTCAACTACCCGCCCGAGCGCCTCTTGAAGCTCGGCCAGCAGCTCGACCGTCTTACTACCGAGGACAGgatcgccatcatcggctcCGCTGCTGACCTCGCCTTCTCCGGCTAcggcaccaccgccgccctgctgTCCTTCGTCCAGGGCTTCGCCAAGGAGGACAACTACCTTGTCTGGAGCCAGGTCCTCGACTCCATCGCACTCGTCAAGTCCATTttcagcgacgacgagaccatCAAGAAGGGACTCGAGGCATTCACCCTGAAACTGATCAATGATGTCGTCGCCAAGATGGGCTGGGACTTCCCTGAAGGCGAGAGCtacctcgacggcctcctaCGCAAGAGAGTCCTCGTgaccgccggcgccaacggccatgCCGG CGTCACCGAGGAGGCCACCAAGCGCTTCAACGCCTGGCTCGAGTCCCCCGAGTCCAACCCCCTGCACCCTGCCCTCCGCACCCCCGTCTTCCGCGTCGCCATCAAGAACGATACGGCCCGTGCCGTCGAGGCGCTCAAGAAGGAGTGGTTCACGACCCCGGCCAtcgacggcaaggagatTTGCCTCTCCAACCTCGGCTTCGTGCGTGATCCCGAGGTCATCCAAAACAACCTCTTGCCATTCCTCTTCAACAAGtccccgcccgccccggCCTCGAACTCGGTCCCCGCCGGCGACATGCactccctcggcgccgccctcgccggcaacTCGGCCGCCCGCCAGCTGCAGTGGGACTACGTCAAGGCCAACTGGGACGCCTGCGTCGCCAAACTTGGCAACCCTATTGTTGTTGACCGCTTCATTCAGGTCTCGCTCGGCAAGTTCACcgacttcgccgccgtcgacgacatcgaggccttcttcgccgacaaggacaCGAGCGCCTTCAGCCGCACCCTCGAGACTGTCAAAGACAAGGTCCGCGGCCGAGCCGCCTACCGCGAgcgcgacgccgagaagctcaaggagtGGCTCGTCGCCAACAAGTACGCGTGA